A portion of the Paenibacillus hamazuiensis genome contains these proteins:
- a CDS encoding FAD-dependent oxidoreductase, giving the protein MIPLSDLMRAATRKKKQYMIDVALRMFIEKGFENVSVDDIIAATNTSKGTFYHYFKSKDEIIREVPKRQDDIIRKWMKEPTSKVPSLETHINRLFLDLAYNIRKHPKLIRSLLSMSLQNGPLANPEKDHQQLLYNSLLHWLPDQSKVELLVSVYWGTLLTWCTDEQGNLVEMVRERLARVWSGIRTDQPVAPIQLEPKTKEETTMRVAIIGGGLAGLTAAAYLSEHSGVEGVLFERSPQLGGRAFTYEKSGFTLNYGAHAIYGIDRHSIAGMERELGLSFSSKQVDKRKVMYAKHGQLTPAPLDFVNLMRTELLSTMQKVRFVGEITAIIAHIHNVKNYATLGDYLAESDADEDVKELWEHLVCSNFFITPEEARKVPGPVISEYYQNLFLSSRPVNYILGSWAVITNQLRQKIELSDRWEIALQEGVDGIRYADRQYYLKTKNRELAFDRVIFAMPVQQVVKLLKGTAWEPFVAPYENNTATEVMVYDVGLSKVVARPFSYISDMDNKLFISDVSATDHTLVPEGGQLLQGIAYLKDSFDDETERKTYLDSKTEQMEQLFDHYYPGWRDHVAVKRVSKKAMVSSVKNTVDNKLLPVRIESVPFVFCGDGCEGKGELAERAFSSARQAAKLILEELRQPIASR; this is encoded by the coding sequence GTGATTCCGTTGTCCGATTTGATGAGAGCCGCGACGCGCAAAAAAAAGCAGTACATGATCGACGTCGCGCTCCGCATGTTTATCGAAAAAGGCTTCGAAAACGTGTCTGTCGACGATATTATCGCCGCCACCAATACGTCCAAAGGGACGTTTTACCACTATTTCAAAAGCAAGGACGAAATTATCCGCGAAGTTCCCAAACGTCAGGACGACATCATCCGCAAATGGATGAAAGAACCGACATCCAAGGTGCCGTCCCTGGAAACGCATATAAACCGGTTGTTTTTAGACTTGGCGTACAATATTCGCAAACATCCGAAGCTGATCCGCAGCCTGTTGTCGATGTCGCTGCAAAACGGCCCGCTGGCGAATCCGGAAAAAGACCATCAGCAGCTGCTCTACAACAGTTTGCTGCATTGGCTTCCGGATCAAAGCAAAGTGGAGCTGTTAGTTTCCGTTTATTGGGGAACGCTGTTAACCTGGTGTACGGATGAACAAGGAAATTTGGTTGAAATGGTTCGCGAACGGCTCGCCAGAGTGTGGTCCGGCATACGCACGGATCAGCCGGTGGCGCCGATTCAGCTCGAACCGAAAACGAAGGAGGAAACGACCATGAGAGTAGCGATCATTGGAGGCGGTCTCGCCGGGTTGACCGCGGCCGCATATTTGTCCGAGCATTCGGGCGTAGAAGGTGTTTTGTTCGAACGCAGTCCTCAGTTGGGGGGCCGTGCCTTTACCTATGAAAAATCCGGCTTTACGCTCAACTACGGAGCGCATGCCATCTACGGCATCGACCGCCACAGCATCGCCGGCATGGAGCGGGAGCTCGGACTTTCCTTCAGCTCCAAACAAGTCGATAAACGCAAGGTCATGTATGCGAAACACGGGCAGCTCACTCCCGCTCCGCTCGATTTCGTCAATCTGATGCGAACGGAATTGCTCAGCACGATGCAAAAGGTGCGTTTTGTCGGGGAGATCACGGCGATCATCGCCCACATCCATAACGTCAAAAATTACGCGACGTTGGGCGACTATTTGGCTGAATCGGATGCAGACGAGGATGTCAAGGAGCTTTGGGAGCATCTCGTATGCTCGAACTTCTTCATCACTCCGGAGGAAGCGCGCAAAGTGCCCGGTCCGGTCATCAGCGAATATTATCAGAACCTGTTTCTGTCGAGCCGCCCCGTCAATTACATTCTCGGCAGCTGGGCCGTCATCACGAACCAGCTGCGGCAAAAAATCGAATTGTCGGATCGGTGGGAGATCGCATTGCAGGAAGGCGTGGACGGTATCCGCTATGCCGACCGGCAGTATTACCTTAAGACGAAAAACCGCGAGCTCGCTTTCGACCGAGTCATTTTCGCCATGCCGGTTCAGCAGGTCGTCAAGCTGCTCAAGGGCACGGCGTGGGAGCCGTTCGTAGCGCCTTACGAAAACAACACGGCAACCGAGGTTATGGTGTACGATGTCGGCCTCTCCAAAGTCGTCGCCCGTCCGTTCAGCTACATCAGCGATATGGACAACAAGCTGTTCATCAGCGACGTGTCGGCGACCGACCATACGCTTGTGCCGGAAGGCGGGCAGCTGCTGCAAGGAATCGCCTATTTAAAGGACAGCTTCGATGATGAAACGGAGCGGAAAACATATCTGGACAGCAAGACGGAGCAAATGGAACAATTGTTCGATCATTATTATCCGGGCTGGCGGGACCATGTAGCCGTAAAACGGGTTTCGAAGAAAGCGATGGTTTCCAGCGTAAAAAACACCGTGGACAACAAGCTGCTGCCGGTTCGTATAGAAAGCGTGCCGTTCGTTTTCTGCGGCGACGGCTGCGAAGGCAAAGGCGAGCTGGCGGAGCGCGCATTTTCCAGCGCCCGGCAGGCGGCGAAGCTGATTTTGGAGGAGCTGCGGCAGCCGATCGCCTCCAGGTAA
- a CDS encoding nuclear transport factor 2 family protein, which yields MRKNEAFLAFRRAIEEGEVADFLSLVSEDFYFTVPLPLAEWKGEQRGTRRFEELIRFEREHLAVRLTPVIELEDDRCGIVVFRAEGTLDGAPYGNELAILFEFEKDRIRSFREYVGSTQYMADNKGKSVS from the coding sequence ATGCGGAAAAACGAGGCTTTTTTAGCTTTTCGCCGGGCAATTGAAGAAGGGGAGGTTGCGGATTTTCTTTCCCTCGTATCCGAGGATTTTTATTTTACCGTTCCGCTACCGCTTGCGGAATGGAAGGGAGAACAGCGGGGCACGAGGCGCTTCGAAGAGTTGATCCGGTTCGAGCGCGAACATTTGGCGGTTCGGCTGACCCCGGTTATCGAATTGGAGGATGACCGCTGCGGGATCGTGGTGTTCCGTGCGGAAGGGACTTTGGATGGCGCACCCTACGGCAATGAACTGGCAATACTGTTTGAATTCGAAAAAGACCGGATTCGATCGTTCCGCGAATACGTAGGCTCAACCCAATATATGGCGGATAACAAAGGGAAGTCCGTTTCCTAG
- a CDS encoding flagellin, with amino-acid sequence MSLQFSSILRAAFNYNQMEKANEVLQRQLTTGKKFSSPADNPSLFTRISRFQREASGYSAYISNIDEGNTVMSIVTDAASRQLSFLQKMLELAQNASNSNQNDRDTYNTEYQKLYSELDPIVNNATFNSQKLLDGTYAATGLMIATGPGQTYELKIANTTASGLGLSTSGSISSKNAATTAAANIQNAIVMLTNAQTGFGTDGFILSSRSSIMESKQTELNALVEKYQHVDLVQVSAQLDQNKLIQQYTLAVIASITQSQRDMVKYLFSNV; translated from the coding sequence ATGAGTTTACAGTTCAGTTCGATTTTGCGGGCCGCTTTCAATTACAATCAGATGGAAAAGGCCAACGAGGTGTTACAGCGCCAACTGACGACCGGGAAAAAGTTTTCCTCCCCCGCCGACAATCCTTCCCTGTTCACCCGCATTTCCCGGTTTCAGCGCGAGGCTTCCGGCTATAGTGCGTATATAAGCAATATCGACGAAGGCAACACAGTCATGTCGATCGTCACGGACGCCGCATCCCGGCAGCTGTCGTTTTTGCAGAAAATGCTCGAGCTTGCGCAAAATGCCTCCAATTCGAATCAAAACGACAGGGACACCTACAATACGGAATATCAGAAGCTTTACTCCGAACTCGATCCAATCGTAAATAACGCGACGTTCAACTCGCAAAAGCTGCTGGACGGCACCTATGCGGCAACAGGACTCATGATCGCAACCGGACCCGGTCAAACCTACGAATTAAAAATAGCCAATACGACCGCATCAGGATTAGGGTTATCCACAAGCGGATCGATCTCCTCGAAAAATGCCGCCACGACCGCAGCCGCCAATATTCAAAACGCGATCGTCATGCTTACGAATGCGCAAACCGGTTTCGGCACCGACGGGTTTATTTTGTCTTCACGTTCCAGCATCATGGAGAGCAAGCAGACGGAACTGAACGCGCTCGTCGAAAAATATCAGCACGTCGATTTGGTTCAGGTGTCGGCGCAATTGGATCAAAATAAACTCATTCAGCAGTATACACTTGCGGTCATTGCATCGATCACACAATCTCAGCGGGATATGGTGAAATATCTTTTTTCGAACGTATAG
- a CDS encoding stalk domain-containing protein has product MSREPRKKWTKPAISLLLTLALCAGLSEPQTVRADAIWDRWQAADAAVKSGKPADAVPHWKFLVDFYASKGDWENAALFCGRLDEYFDSIKQYDEAIRYYELENTYWLKAGKDWGAVKMQRAEQIRTTIEAYMSVADEDTLRREAAPAGGKLAKFEPEYGLYIGMYSEQDPEMLNYFTRAEKVYGKPHAIFLAYSQVGKEFPKQHAMRAKEAGAALQIGWEPTGGLDTVADNDYLRRWARDAKASGIPIFLRYASEMNGDWVPWHGDPQKYIEKFRLVHDVMAEEAPNVAMVWSPGDVPAYSMHAYYPGDDYVDWVGVSLYTEPYENGDPQQANMQGTSPVERLDELYRTYADRKPLMISETAVSHYAHIPEESFTDWALMNMDRLYNVMPHKYPRLKAITWYNVDLKDRESRNNYLLSANPELKAAYAKLISSPFYLSKVENGAKPADGVGFVKLGGTAAFAKKTTIHPFVKIPDIYIGKLEYSLNGKVIATRTEAPYGIELEAGQVPDGSVFEIAVYNKNGEKAGSSTFPIRSQVSVAINGADQKYEQPPVIISGSTMAPLRAIFESFGAAITWDAATQTATARKGDATVVLKIGDKRATVGGKTVELETPAQLVNGFTMAPARFVGEAFGGTVSWDGASRTVQIKAAGLSAAAGQSGVAPSPGDKLSAAAPQGGGSTAAGAGGPASAAAAVDAAQPASPASSATAGAPGAERAPGISVPGLITGLAKLAAALFKTVQALVTLLT; this is encoded by the coding sequence ATGAGTCGCGAACCTAGGAAAAAATGGACGAAGCCGGCAATCAGCCTGCTGCTGACGCTGGCGCTCTGCGCAGGTTTATCCGAGCCGCAAACCGTGCGGGCGGATGCGATATGGGACCGCTGGCAGGCGGCCGATGCCGCCGTCAAATCGGGCAAACCGGCCGATGCGGTGCCGCATTGGAAGTTTTTGGTCGACTTTTATGCGTCAAAGGGCGATTGGGAAAACGCTGCGCTCTTTTGCGGACGTCTGGACGAATACTTTGACAGCATCAAGCAATATGACGAGGCGATCCGTTACTACGAGCTGGAAAATACATATTGGCTGAAAGCGGGCAAAGACTGGGGCGCTGTCAAAATGCAGCGAGCGGAGCAAATCCGCACGACGATCGAAGCTTATATGTCGGTCGCAGACGAGGATACGCTGCGGCGGGAAGCGGCTCCGGCCGGCGGCAAGCTGGCCAAATTCGAGCCCGAATACGGGCTGTACATCGGCATGTATTCCGAACAGGACCCGGAGATGCTGAACTATTTTACCCGCGCGGAAAAGGTGTACGGCAAGCCGCATGCGATTTTTTTGGCGTATTCGCAGGTCGGCAAAGAGTTTCCGAAGCAGCACGCGATGCGGGCCAAGGAGGCCGGCGCCGCTTTGCAGATCGGCTGGGAGCCGACGGGCGGCCTTGACACGGTCGCCGATAACGATTACCTGCGCAGGTGGGCGCGCGACGCGAAGGCGTCCGGCATTCCGATCTTTCTCCGCTACGCCAGCGAGATGAACGGAGACTGGGTTCCGTGGCACGGGGATCCGCAAAAATATATCGAAAAATTCCGTCTCGTCCACGACGTGATGGCCGAGGAAGCGCCAAACGTGGCGATGGTGTGGAGCCCGGGCGACGTTCCCGCTTATTCGATGCATGCGTATTATCCCGGGGACGATTACGTCGATTGGGTCGGCGTCAGCTTGTATACCGAGCCGTACGAGAACGGCGATCCGCAGCAGGCCAACATGCAGGGTACGAGCCCCGTGGAACGGTTGGATGAGCTGTACAGAACGTATGCCGACCGCAAGCCGCTGATGATTAGCGAAACGGCGGTTTCGCATTATGCGCACATTCCTGAGGAATCGTTTACGGATTGGGCGCTGATGAACATGGACCGCCTGTATAATGTGATGCCGCACAAATATCCGCGACTGAAAGCGATCACGTGGTATAACGTCGACTTGAAAGACAGGGAGTCGCGCAACAATTATTTGCTCAGCGCGAACCCGGAGCTGAAGGCGGCTTATGCGAAGCTCATCTCCAGCCCGTTTTATTTAAGCAAGGTGGAAAACGGGGCCAAACCGGCGGACGGCGTCGGCTTCGTCAAGCTGGGCGGGACCGCGGCGTTTGCCAAAAAAACGACGATCCACCCATTCGTCAAAATTCCCGACATTTACATCGGCAAGCTGGAATATTCGCTGAACGGAAAGGTGATCGCGACCCGGACGGAGGCGCCGTACGGCATCGAGCTGGAGGCCGGACAAGTGCCTGACGGCTCCGTATTCGAGATTGCGGTCTATAATAAAAACGGCGAGAAGGCGGGGAGCAGCACGTTCCCGATCCGCTCGCAGGTGTCCGTCGCCATCAACGGCGCCGATCAGAAGTACGAGCAGCCGCCGGTCATTATTTCGGGCAGCACGATGGCGCCGCTGCGGGCGATTTTCGAATCGTTCGGCGCCGCGATTACATGGGACGCGGCGACGCAAACCGCGACCGCGCGGAAGGGCGATGCGACCGTCGTGCTGAAAATCGGCGACAAACGGGCGACTGTCGGGGGCAAGACAGTCGAACTCGAGACGCCGGCGCAGCTCGTGAACGGCTTTACGATGGCGCCCGCCCGCTTCGTCGGCGAGGCGTTCGGCGGCACGGTGAGCTGGGACGGGGCGTCCCGCACCGTGCAAATCAAAGCGGCGGGCCTTTCGGCTGCCGCCGGCCAAAGCGGTGTCGCCCCGTCCCCGGGCGACAAGCTGAGCGCCGCCGCTCCGCAGGGCGGCGGCTCAACCGCTGCCGGGGCAGGCGGCCCCGCCTCCGCGGCTGCCGCGGTGGATGCGGCGCAGCCCGCCTCACCCGCCTCATCCGCCACAGCCGGCGCCCCCGGCGCAGAGCGAGCGCCCGGCATCAGCGTTCCGGGCCTGATCACCGGCCTCGCGAAGCTTGCGGCCGCCCTTTTCAAAACCGTACAAGCGCTCGTCACGCTATTGACATAA
- a CDS encoding phytanoyl-CoA dioxygenase family protein — protein MGKVYQNRTLHSYDTPDEVQLAQTIADTLYRYDAIAEERISRIGDLNEEHVKQFWERGYLVVDEVLGEQEIRTSIEALMDILFDRSLGSKVQFVKPKAELHTDEEKELAARKIYEYVDHEPRLRDIAYHPSILNAMEKLFGEKPKLAQDQAILKPPSGGAEKPWHQDMAYGNLAYDKSVIGIWIALDPAELDNGCMHVIPYSHREGATPHYAVRDWQLCDVSVKVEHDVAVPLKPGGALIFSGLLHHGTPPNFSTKRRRSLQIHYAPESASKLTPQAYKQMFTNEMTGAEC, from the coding sequence ATGGGGAAAGTATATCAAAATCGCACGCTGCATTCGTACGATACCCCGGATGAAGTTCAGCTGGCGCAGACGATTGCGGACACCTTATACCGATACGATGCGATCGCGGAGGAGCGGATTTCCCGCATCGGGGATTTGAACGAAGAGCATGTAAAACAGTTTTGGGAACGCGGCTACTTGGTTGTCGACGAGGTGCTCGGCGAACAGGAGATCCGAACGTCCATCGAAGCGCTGATGGATATTTTATTCGACCGTTCGCTCGGCTCGAAGGTGCAGTTTGTGAAGCCGAAAGCCGAGCTCCATACCGATGAGGAAAAGGAGCTTGCCGCCCGCAAAATCTACGAATACGTCGACCACGAGCCCCGCCTGCGGGATATTGCGTATCATCCGTCCATTCTGAATGCGATGGAAAAACTGTTCGGAGAAAAGCCGAAGCTGGCCCAGGATCAGGCGATACTGAAGCCCCCCTCGGGCGGAGCGGAAAAACCTTGGCATCAGGACATGGCTTACGGAAATTTGGCCTACGACAAGTCGGTGATCGGCATTTGGATTGCGCTCGACCCGGCCGAGCTCGATAACGGCTGCATGCACGTCATTCCTTACTCTCACCGGGAAGGGGCGACTCCGCATTATGCGGTGCGGGACTGGCAGCTGTGCGATGTCAGCGTGAAGGTTGAGCACGACGTCGCCGTGCCGCTGAAGCCGGGCGGGGCGCTCATCTTCTCCGGGCTCTTGCATCACGGAACGCCGCCGAATTTCTCGACCAAACGCCGTCGTTCGCTGCAAATCCATTATGCGCCGGAATCGGCGTCCAAGCTGACTCCGCAAGCATACAAGCAAATGTTTACAAATGAAATGACCGGGGCAGAATGCTAA